The genomic window TACAAACAGAGATTAATTCATTAAGAGTCAAAACATCAGTGATCCTAAAGGAGGAAATGACCACAAAACTGGGAAGCCtaatgtaaaaagtaaaagcaGAGGCAAATAGCAGTTAAATCTCATGCTCAAATTCAGCTATTTTGTCGTCTATTCTTGAATAATTAGAACTTGAAAAAGCCTAATCAAGATGACACGTCTATCTGCACTAtattagattttgtttttactaaAATATGTTGGGGTTTTTTGTCAATGTTACATGCAACCATGTCTATAGTGGAATCAGTTTCTACAAAACCAGAACGTGAATGATGATTCCTTACCACAAGTGGCACAGCTGTGGGGTTTTTCCCCAGCATGGCGAGCCTTGTGCTTCAGaagtttcctgtgtgtgttgaagGACTTTCCACACTGGTCACAGGTGAAGGTCTTGTCTGTGGCGTGTGTCCTCTTGTGCTCCTTGAGATTGCTCAAGTTGTTAAATCCTGAGAAACGTGACAAATGTGGTGAGTAAAACACCAGTCTATTAAATACACATTGGGACTCatgcaattgttttttttctcatttttgtatttttatcctaaaactctcttacttttttctgtggtttgctCATAAAAGTGTTCAaagtcagattcaacaaactctcttaactgcctgaacttgtcgTAAATCGCTTGTTTCAGCttgatgaatgccacctgttcatgagtatgtgtgtgttcgtgggatgtgatcattagcataatccacGCTCCTAAAAATGCCATATAAGATTCCATGTTCCGCTCCATTTgtgggcgagtttcattcacaaaaaagttccataaaaatactgcacagcatcaagtcctgctttcagaaatcagcagacaaaaacgTAACAAATTTAGGAGTGTCAGTAGTAGAGGACctgaaacaattacaaaatatgaatgaaaaggCAGAAATGATCTATTCATGAAATTTACGACAGGTCTGGACCACTCAAGAATTTCATTTGTACGAGAAAATTGATGACTGACACAAATGGTCTTAAATCTCTCGTACGTGCAtcttaagaacaaatctgtttgtacgagtggttcttgcatgagcCCCTTTGTGTCACAAGCTTTCAGGTGGGTCTCTGAACTATATAGTGCAAAATACTGTCAATTGTTTGTCTCAGGTTCATCTTAAAAATTAGATCATTAGAAAATAAGACCTACAAATAGATTATTAGGTAAGCATCTGTTAGAGTTGTCACATACCTCGACCACAGATATCACACAGATGTGGCTTTTCTCCTGTGTGGACGACTTTGTGACGATGGACATCCCCTGATGCTGTAAAGCTGGAAAACACAGatgaatattataaatatatatttctgaaaCCGCCAGTTGAAATTAAACTTATGTCACTAATGATGTCTAAACTTAAGTAAAACTGCTTTGCTGGGGCTTTAACTCAAATATAATCTGTTCCTGCTGAGCTATCAATTACTGCAACCAACACTTTACTACCACCTGCCTAAATATGTGATTATGTCTTAAAATAGGCAGACCCACAAACTTAATATAAACAAATGCAAGCACTCTAAAATACCCAAACAACAACTTTACCTTTTACCGCATAACTCACAGATGTACGGTTTCTCTCCAGAATGTCGCCGCAAATGTGTCTGTAAATTTCCagcctgtaaaacaaaaaaatagccCGATGTAATCTAACCGTCTAAGAATAACTGCTGCAAATTAGAATTTAGAACAAGATCATACCTGTGAGAAGTTTCTCCCACAAATATTACACTGAAAAGGCTTCTCacctgaaacaacaaaaaatgtagatttaCATCTGATaatgtcattaaaacaaattgtaCAAAACCACtaatttaactgaaatgtgttACTGTATATCACAGGGGATTATAATGAATTTATAACAGGGATTACCAGTATGTGAGCGCTTGTGCAGCTCCAGGTTGCTCGGGTGTTTGAAGATCTTTCCACACACCTCACAACAATATTGCTTATGTCCTGTCTGCTGTGGTGTCTCTGGCACCATCTTCAGATCTTGTTCCTCTTGGTTCACAGGTGGGGAACTGGGGACTTGTGCATCTGTTGCCACCTCAGGAACCTCCTCCCTGCCTGTTGTAAGGCCCTCAACAGGAGCCTCTGGAGCCCCAGTCTGGATCACTGACTCTTCTTGGTGACTCTCTTTGGGACAGCTAAGGATGGGCTCACTGACTGATTCAGCACACATCTCCTCTAAAGCCTTCTGAGACCGTAGGTAGTTGTATTTCTTCAGGTACACAGTCTTCTTTGGGCGCACTGGCTTGTTGAGCATGGAGTCTGCTTGGTCAGAGCTGGGAGTGATTAAATTATCTGATGGTGTCAAAGAGGAGACAGGGTTCTTTTCAACTGCCAAAGATGTGCAGGGAGGGTTGGGCTGAACCGAGTTTCCTGAGCATACAGGTGTTTGGTTACCTCCCTGGCTGACCCCAAGCTGACACTGCGGCTCCTCCACCGCCACCAGAGGGCCTGAGCCTTGATTCGTGGCAGCACTATTAGTCTGAATTGCAGTTTGTTTGAAGTACTGCCTATTATAAAAGTTACGGAGCTTGTAGCCATGGACAAGCTGTTTTTCTACAGGTGCCTGAGCGCTGCTAGCTGTGTCACAGTTTGAGCTGCTATTAGGCACAGAAACGGGCATCCTTTTGGTGTGGTCCACATCACTGTTAAAGCCTGGCCTCTGTGTTTCAGAGGGACAGTGGAGGTCAACGTCATGAGGCAGACTGCTTCCCAGGAGGCAGTCATGCTCTGAATTCAGCATGCCTGGGAGAGAAAATGACGGGATTTCTACTGGTGGAGGACAAGGCTTGAGAAAAGTATTACACATACTTAGGACGTTTGGAACCTGCAAACACTGAGCGATGTCCAGGAGCGCTTGTACATTATCCTGGTTGATGTCGAGATGAGAGGTATACATGTAATCCAAAATTTGGCCGATACCACCGACATCCTGGATAACCAAGTTGAACACATCGTTCTTCTGACTAGGGGAGTTTTGGAATAAAGACCTGGAAAGATCAAAGTAGTAAAGGGTGTAGATGTGCCAAAAATTCAGTGATGTGTTACTATGCAGCTATAGATATAAACGTACCTGAAATAGGAGCTGAAAGCAGCCAGGACGTTTTTGTGGGCTTTGAAGCAGACACCTTTGACCATCAGCATGCAGTCACAGAGGAGCCCCTGAATCCTCTGCTCCTGGAGCTGATGCAGGAGGTAGGAGCTGTGGTCCATGGTCACTCAGCTCTAACTTCCTCATCAAAAAGCGAATACATGTCACACGGTCACCGACAGGACTACTGATTTACTCCCATTTGTAAGGCAGTTCACGAAATGGAGCCACGTTAAAAGTGATATAAGCAAGTGCTAGCAACATTTGTAAGTGTTTTACTATTCGTACACATCGCAACAACCGCGCAGAATCCGATGTCTGTGCTACGCGACCACCCATGCAAAAAATTGGACGAAAGCTCGCTAACAAGCTAACTACAAGGCAAAGCTAACTAACCGCACCAGTTTACTAAACAAAATGAATCAGTGCTGCACGAAATCCCACACGGGTGACATTTTCAACTGGGAATGAAAGTCCAAACATATTGTTACGTGAAGATAAGTTCAAACATACATCTGCGGATCTCACCTTTTATTTGGATGATGGGTCACTTTTCCACCGAGCTAACGTCACTTCACTTCCTGGTACCGTCAAGGAATCCTTGGTGCACCTTGTATTTCGCGCAGCCaaaccatgaaaacatgaacatgaacaatTATTTTGGGAACTTCAGTAGCAACGATATGTGATGTATTGTAACGTGGATGACATGCTGAAAGTCGCTATTCCTATATTGCTcttcaatgtaaaaaaaaaaaaaaaatcaactccGCCTGGGTCGGaacttctcttctgtttcattttcacacGGAAGATTAATGATGTAGATACACCGAGTGTAAGTTGGTGTGGTGCCTTTTTTGCCCCACCCGCATTCTGCTAAGACCCGCCCCTACTATGCCTCTAATTGGCTCTGGTTCTGATCTCACGcttcatgcctaaacctaaccaatctAACCAAagaaggcaacgagtactagccaatcagaggcggagtagggcgggtcttcgcagaatgcgggtgggaaaaaaataaggcTGGTGTCGTCACgtgtgttttgaaaagttaAGCACCGCGGATGGAGAAGTGTAGAAGGACCGTTGCTTCTCAGTGCGATTTTGAGACAAAACAAGTTTAACATCGCGGCATACAACAGTTATACGTTTGGATAAGTCTTCTACTAACTTCCAGTGACCGGTTCAATTGTGGCATTTGCCAGCTTTACTTGTCtttggctaacgttagctcgtCCCAGTGCCGTGTCGCTTTCGCATATGTATTTCGGTTTAAACGTTAGTGTCGTCAGTTTCAGTTAAGATAACGTTACACAGTTAAAACCCAGCCGAGCAGCCAGACTCATCGTTGAAAATGGTGTTCTTCACTTGCAATGCCTGTGGCGAATCCCTGAAAAAAGCTCAGGTTGATAAACACGTGAACATGTGCCGGGGCTGCCAGGTCCTGTCCTGCATTGACTGTGGAAAAGACTTCTGGTATGTTTTCACTACTACCGAGTTTCCAGTTAAACACTCAAACTGACAGTGCTAAATGTCTCtataatttagtttttctgtATGTGTTGGGCAGGGGAGAGGACtacaaaaatcacattaaatgcATCAGTGAAGATCAGAAGTATGGAGGCAAAGGCTATGAGGCTAAGGCAAACAAAGGAGAtgtgaaacagcagcagtggatTCAGGTAAACTATGCCCATCAATGTAACCGTTCTGTATGTCTTAAAGAGGAAAAGtagggtttttttgtttctaaCCTGGTTATTCCTCTCCTGAAGAGAATCCATGACGCCATGAATAAACCTGGAGTCAGTGCAAAGCTGAAGGATGTGCTCAAACAAGTCAGTGCGTATGATAACGTCCCAAGAAAGAAGGCCAAGTTTCAGGTTGGTGTTCCTAGAAAATAGTATCAATTACttcacattttattgaatataCTGACTGATCAGTTGTGTCTTCCTAGTGGTTTTTTTAGTGGGTGAGGGAGACAtaaatgtgggtgtgtgtatgtgtattacAGATATTGGGAACTTGCATTTGTGAACTAATCACCTTGTGACTTTTCCTCAGAACTGGATGAGAAACAGTCTGAAGATTGCCAACCCCAGTCTGCAAGAAGAAGTGTGGGATATCCTCAATACAGCCACTGAAAATGTAAGTGACTATACTTAGTGATACTGTTtgattgtttgtctttttccccGATGCATAT from Thunnus maccoyii chromosome 3, fThuMac1.1, whole genome shotgun sequence includes these protein-coding regions:
- the zbtb49 gene encoding zinc finger and BTB domain-containing protein 49 isoform X1, yielding MDHSSYLLHQLQEQRIQGLLCDCMLMVKGVCFKAHKNVLAAFSSYFRSLFQNSPSQKNDVFNLVIQDVGGIGQILDYMYTSHLDINQDNVQALLDIAQCLQVPNVLSMCNTFLKPCPPPVEIPSFSLPGMLNSEHDCLLGSSLPHDVDLHCPSETQRPGFNSDVDHTKRMPVSVPNSSSNCDTASSAQAPVEKQLVHGYKLRNFYNRQYFKQTAIQTNSAATNQGSGPLVAVEEPQCQLGVSQGGNQTPVCSGNSVQPNPPCTSLAVEKNPVSSLTPSDNLITPSSDQADSMLNKPVRPKKTVYLKKYNYLRSQKALEEMCAESVSEPILSCPKESHQEESVIQTGAPEAPVEGLTTGREEVPEVATDAQVPSSPPVNQEEQDLKMVPETPQQTGHKQYCCEVCGKIFKHPSNLELHKRSHTGEKPFQCNICGRNFSQAGNLQTHLRRHSGEKPYICELCGKSFTASGDVHRHKVVHTGEKPHLCDICGRGFNNLSNLKEHKRTHATDKTFTCDQCGKSFNTHRKLLKHKARHAGEKPHSCATCGKCFIGSGDLQRHIRSHTGEKPYLCNACGKSFTRSAMLRRHSNMHCKGVPSDSPVTDNSDQTRSSDGAASFPKPVSHSKLPATTSEQPFSTMMPHTGLEKPSPPPPSPPQPSPHIDTPPPSVHLSPASTPNSLPELRSLVPHHLLSSAHQERSAALPVSDHMKLTKPHLSQEVVYGPYVENGTMAVEMSRGLVGRTYLPPTDNHCSSLTGSSSRPSSGSYRSSEGQFISSVTLWGLAMKTLQNDNDMEQ
- the zbtb49 gene encoding zinc finger and BTB domain-containing protein 49 isoform X2, translating into MLNSEHDCLLGSSLPHDVDLHCPSETQRPGFNSDVDHTKRMPVSVPNSSSNCDTASSAQAPVEKQLVHGYKLRNFYNRQYFKQTAIQTNSAATNQGSGPLVAVEEPQCQLGVSQGGNQTPVCSGNSVQPNPPCTSLAVEKNPVSSLTPSDNLITPSSDQADSMLNKPVRPKKTVYLKKYNYLRSQKALEEMCAESVSEPILSCPKESHQEESVIQTGAPEAPVEGLTTGREEVPEVATDAQVPSSPPVNQEEQDLKMVPETPQQTGHKQYCCEVCGKIFKHPSNLELHKRSHTGEKPFQCNICGRNFSQAGNLQTHLRRHSGEKPYICELCGKSFTASGDVHRHKVVHTGEKPHLCDICGRGFNNLSNLKEHKRTHATDKTFTCDQCGKSFNTHRKLLKHKARHAGEKPHSCATCGKCFIGSGDLQRHIRSHTGEKPYLCNACGKSFTRSAMLRRHSNMHCKGVPSDSPVTDNSDQTRSSDGAASFPKPVSHSKLPATTSEQPFSTMMPHTGLEKPSPPPPSPPQPSPHIDTPPPSVHLSPASTPNSLPELRSLVPHHLLSSAHQERSAALPVSDHMKLTKPHLSQEVVYGPYVENGTMAVEMSRGLVGRTYLPPTDNHCSSLTGSSSRPSSGSYRSSEGQFISSVTLWGLAMKTLQNDNDMEQ